In the Peptoclostridium acidaminophilum DSM 3953 genome, one interval contains:
- the rho gene encoding transcription termination factor Rho — protein MDRDELVSKKLSDLKEIAKKLGIKSVAKYKKEEIVDMILAAEEINDEAEVLIQEVGAEATDVEDGVLDEIEGYVLEVKEETIEPVVEVSEKPIVEARVEEVVNVVEDIAQGVLEILPDGYGFLRGSNYLSTTHDVYISPSQIRRFNMKTGDRITGITRPPKSGEKFRALLYVKKINDENPETAVRRPSFDKLTPIYPQSRITLENKSSQLATRLIDLIAPLGKGQRGLIVAPPKAGKTTLLKSVANSLASNYPEIHLIVLLVDERPEEVTDMQESIDGEVIYSTFDELPSHHIKVAEMVLSRAKRLVEHGKDVVILLDSITRLARAYNLTIPPTGRTLSGGLDPGALHGPKRFFGAARNLREGGSLTILATALVETGSRMDDVIFEEFKGTGNMEIHLDRKLAEKRIFPAIDIYKSGTRREELLLSQEELGAVWKIRRAMSNGASHDVTEKVVNALVKTRDNKEFVNQINKTV, from the coding sequence TTGGACAGAGATGAACTTGTAAGCAAGAAGCTTTCCGACCTTAAGGAAATCGCAAAAAAACTTGGCATAAAGTCGGTGGCAAAATATAAAAAAGAAGAAATCGTAGATATGATACTTGCAGCCGAGGAAATAAACGACGAGGCAGAGGTGCTCATACAGGAAGTGGGCGCAGAGGCTACAGACGTAGAGGACGGAGTGCTTGACGAAATTGAAGGCTATGTGCTTGAAGTTAAAGAGGAGACCATAGAGCCTGTAGTTGAAGTCTCCGAAAAACCCATAGTTGAAGCTCGCGTCGAGGAAGTTGTAAACGTTGTGGAAGATATTGCTCAAGGCGTGCTAGAGATATTGCCGGACGGCTATGGCTTCCTGAGAGGCTCGAATTACCTTTCAACAACACATGATGTCTACATATCGCCATCACAGATAAGAAGATTCAACATGAAGACGGGAGACAGAATTACGGGCATAACAAGGCCTCCAAAGAGCGGTGAAAAATTCAGGGCGTTGCTTTATGTGAAAAAAATAAACGACGAGAATCCGGAAACAGCAGTTAGAAGGCCTTCATTTGACAAGCTGACGCCCATATATCCTCAAAGCAGGATAACGCTTGAGAACAAGTCATCACAGCTGGCAACAAGGCTAATAGACCTCATAGCCCCTCTGGGCAAAGGGCAAAGGGGCCTTATAGTGGCTCCGCCAAAGGCAGGCAAGACTACTCTTCTTAAAAGTGTCGCAAACAGCCTTGCAAGCAACTATCCCGAAATACATCTGATAGTGCTGCTTGTGGACGAGAGACCTGAAGAGGTAACTGACATGCAAGAGTCTATAGACGGTGAGGTTATATACTCTACATTTGACGAATTGCCGTCGCATCATATAAAGGTGGCGGAGATGGTGCTGAGCAGGGCGAAAAGACTTGTTGAGCACGGCAAGGATGTCGTCATACTTCTAGACAGCATAACAAGGCTTGCAAGGGCCTACAACCTTACAATACCTCCTACGGGAAGGACGCTTTCCGGAGGACTTGATCCGGGGGCTCTGCACGGACCAAAGCGTTTCTTTGGAGCAGCCAGAAACCTAAGGGAGGGAGGCTCTCTTACGATACTTGCAACAGCGCTTGTTGAGACGGGCTCGAGAATGGACGATGTTATATTCGAGGAGTTCAAGGGCACGGGAAACATGGAGATACACCTCGACAGAAAGCTGGCAGAAAAGAGGATATTCCCTGCCATAGACATATACAAGTCAGGCACAAGGCGAGAGGAGCTTTTGCTTTCGCAGGAGGAGCTGGGCGCCGTCTGGAAAATCAGAAGGGCCATGAGCAACGGAGCATCCCATGATGTCACTGAAAAGGTGGTCAATGCTCTTGTAAAGACAAGGGATAACAAGGAATTCGTGAATCAGATAAACAAGACGGTATAA
- the rpmE gene encoding 50S ribosomal protein L31, which produces MKKDIHPDFKVVKVHCACGNTFEAGSTNDEIKVEMCSECHPFYTGKSKAIEKGGRVERFNKKFNL; this is translated from the coding sequence ATGAAAAAAGATATACATCCAGATTTCAAAGTTGTAAAGGTTCACTGTGCTTGTGGAAACACTTTCGAGGCAGGTTCTACAAACGATGAAATAAAAGTGGAAATGTGTTCTGAATGCCATCCTTTCTATACAGGAAAGAGCAAGGCTATAGAAAAAGGCGGAAGAGTCGAGAGATTCAATAAGAAATTCAACCTATAA